One Coffea arabica cultivar ET-39 chromosome 5e, Coffea Arabica ET-39 HiFi, whole genome shotgun sequence DNA segment encodes these proteins:
- the LOC140006927 gene encoding uncharacterized protein, protein MKDILAALHYTEERQVTFAIFQLEGAARSWWNVVRAKWEREQTPCTWSNFTREFNEKFLPPFIQEKKEDEFIKLLQGTSSVAEYEIQFTRLSKFAPKLVVNEQKRLRRFIQGLNVEIQKELAAAQIDTFKDALDKAQRVEQAQFQVRTFQAKKRSASSSAPGRGY, encoded by the coding sequence ATGAAGGATATATTAGCTGCGTTACATTACACTGAGGAGAGGCAAGTAACTTTTGCCATTTTTCAGTTAGAAGgtgcggcccgttcctggtggaacgtagtaagggccaagtgggaaagggaGCAAACCCCATGTACTTGGTCAAACTTCACTAGGGAATTCAATgagaagtttcttccgccctttaTCCAGGAGAAAAAAGAGGACGAGTTTATCAAACTGCTCCAAGGCACTTCaagtgtggcggaatatgagatcCAGTTCACCCGACTCTCCAAGTTTGCTCCGAAATTGGTAGTTAATGAGCAAAAGCGTTTAAGGCGGTTTATACAAGGTTTGaatgtggaaattcaaaaggaaTTAGCCGCTGCTCAAATCGATACCTTTAAAGATGCTCTCGACAAAGCTCAACGAGTGGAGCAGGCTCAATTTCAAGTCCGGACCTTTCAAGCCAAGAAACGTAGTGCATCTAGTAGTGCTCCTGGGCGAGGCTATTAG